A genomic window from Desulfuromonas sp. TF includes:
- a CDS encoding HD domain-containing phosphohydrolase, producing the protein MQWHKYLRNEGHYPSSTEEEGSRGGLRSTLNRWFEKLPGGIRFKLAFLTLSLIALITTGSSLVAIRILDEALLHSLVQRGSSLAVGAATPAGYSILSGDILALDNLAAKLTEAQEDVIYLAILDQEQTVLAHNRLEAAGGRFESLSGREVTETPDFSVQKVKRDGRSTFEFLAPIRFAGRRLGEVVVGIDSAPYRAAKASARNRMTLISLLAMGVGLGGTLLLVTRFTQPIKRLATGVARIRGGDYDVQVETISRDELGELTTSFNAMARTIGAQKESLEGSARELEEAYISTVHILAAALDARDNYTLNHSARVAALSLRVGRRLGLEQNELRDLEIACFLHDIGKIRVPDIVLNKPGPLDAEEARLIRLHPEHGAEIIGLAQSLHKYVPVVLHHHEWHDGSGYPKGLRGEEIPLFARIVAIADAYDAMTSSRPYRPGRSLEEAIEEIRAYRGKQFAPRVADQFIEALKEETEEELSFMGGTL; encoded by the coding sequence ATGCAATGGCATAAATACCTTCGCAACGAGGGACATTATCCGTCATCGACAGAAGAAGAGGGGTCGCGAGGAGGGCTCCGGTCGACGCTGAACCGTTGGTTCGAAAAACTCCCCGGCGGGATTCGCTTCAAGCTCGCCTTCCTCACTCTGTCGCTCATTGCTCTGATCACCACCGGATCCTCCCTTGTCGCCATCCGTATCCTTGATGAAGCCCTGCTGCACTCGCTGGTGCAGCGGGGGAGTTCCCTGGCTGTCGGCGCCGCGACGCCGGCGGGCTACAGCATTCTTTCCGGCGACATCCTGGCTCTCGACAACCTGGCCGCCAAACTCACCGAGGCGCAGGAAGACGTGATCTACCTGGCCATTCTCGACCAGGAGCAGACGGTGCTGGCCCACAATCGCCTGGAGGCCGCGGGTGGTCGCTTCGAGAGCCTGTCCGGAAGAGAGGTAACGGAGACTCCCGACTTTTCGGTGCAGAAAGTCAAGAGGGACGGCCGGTCGACGTTCGAATTCCTGGCTCCGATCCGTTTCGCCGGCCGCCGGCTGGGGGAGGTGGTGGTCGGGATCGACTCCGCACCCTATCGAGCCGCCAAGGCTTCAGCCCGCAACCGGATGACATTGATCTCCCTGCTGGCCATGGGAGTCGGCCTGGGTGGAACCCTGCTGCTGGTCACCAGATTCACCCAGCCGATCAAAAGGCTGGCCACAGGGGTGGCGCGCATCCGCGGCGGCGATTACGACGTGCAGGTGGAGACCATTTCCCGGGACGAGCTCGGCGAGCTGACGACCAGCTTCAACGCCATGGCCCGAACCATCGGAGCACAGAAGGAAAGCCTGGAAGGCTCCGCCCGCGAGCTGGAGGAAGCCTACATCTCAACTGTCCACATCCTGGCGGCGGCCCTCGATGCGCGGGACAACTATACCCTGAACCACTCAGCCAGGGTGGCGGCGCTTTCGCTGCGCGTCGGCCGTCGGCTCGGTCTGGAGCAGAATGAGTTGAGGGATCTGGAGATAGCCTGTTTTCTCCACGACATCGGAAAGATCCGCGTTCCCGATATCGTTCTCAACAAGCCCGGCCCCCTCGATGCGGAAGAGGCCCGCCTCATCCGCCTTCACCCGGAGCACGGAGCGGAGATTATCGGTCTTGCCCAATCCCTTCACAAGTACGTGCCGGTGGTGCTCCACCATCACGAATGGCATGACGGCAGCGGCTACCCCAAGGGACTTCGAGGCGAGGAGATCCCGCTCTTTGCCCGGATCGTTGCCATCGCCGATGCCTACGACGCCATGACCTCGTCCCGCCCCTATCGGCCGGGACGCTCGCTGGAGGAGGCGATCGAGGAGATCAGGGCTTACCGGGGGAAACAGTTCGCACCCCGGGTTGCGGATCAGTTCATTGAAGCCTTGAAGGAAGAGACGGAGGAAGAATTGTCGTTTATGGGAGGCACCCTGTGA
- a CDS encoding cation:proton antiporter, whose amino-acid sequence MLDQQIALFLILLGVAVIPFLARRIRVPSAALEIVYGMLLFNVLLHQRPDWFELLRQIGFIYLMFIAGMELDLQAIRRSGKTFWYVLVSLLSLTLTPLLFVSLGQPLFLGVAVAMISAGIVIPVLKELGLSRTPLGRDIIGVALTGELLSILVLTLLDAYHKHGLSWHAGLELVKLTLLFGLAMLVLKVLYLLAWWNPERVEKVMESEDPVEEGIRAVVTVAFAGGILAALAGAEPILGSFLAGMIFSHVFKSKGRFEEKVNALGFGFLIPFFFIGVGSQLDPVLLTTPQTVTTALLLTAAVLLSNFYPLLLAAPLRLSLLQAAGMSVLLSAPLSMIVVAGTLGQKMGIIDSDTAGALILTALLASVLYPSLFRLLCRRLAPEKQEKSLQRGTAA is encoded by the coding sequence ATGCTCGATCAGCAGATCGCACTCTTCCTGATTCTCCTCGGCGTCGCGGTCATTCCTTTTTTGGCCCGGCGCATCCGGGTGCCTTCCGCCGCCCTGGAAATCGTCTATGGCATGCTGCTGTTCAATGTTCTGCTCCACCAGCGCCCCGACTGGTTCGAGCTGCTGAGGCAGATCGGCTTCATCTACCTCATGTTCATCGCCGGCATGGAACTCGACCTGCAGGCCATTCGCCGCAGCGGCAAGACCTTCTGGTATGTCCTGGTCAGCCTCCTCTCCCTGACCCTCACGCCTCTGCTCTTCGTCAGCCTGGGGCAGCCGCTCTTCCTCGGCGTCGCGGTGGCGATGATCTCCGCCGGCATCGTCATCCCGGTGCTCAAGGAACTGGGTCTCAGCCGCACCCCGCTGGGGCGGGACATCATCGGCGTCGCCCTCACCGGGGAGCTCCTCTCCATCCTGGTGCTCACCCTGTTAGACGCCTATCACAAGCACGGCCTCTCCTGGCACGCCGGTCTGGAGCTTGTCAAGCTGACGCTCCTCTTCGGTCTGGCCATGCTGGTCCTCAAGGTGCTTTATCTGCTGGCCTGGTGGAACCCGGAGCGGGTCGAGAAAGTGATGGAGAGCGAGGACCCGGTTGAGGAGGGGATCCGCGCCGTGGTCACCGTGGCCTTTGCCGGAGGCATTCTCGCCGCCCTTGCCGGGGCCGAGCCGATCCTCGGTTCCTTCCTCGCCGGCATGATCTTCAGCCATGTCTTCAAGAGCAAAGGGCGCTTCGAGGAGAAGGTCAATGCCCTCGGCTTCGGCTTCCTCATCCCCTTCTTCTTCATCGGCGTCGGCTCCCAGCTCGATCCCGTTCTGCTGACCACGCCGCAGACCGTAACCACCGCCCTGCTCCTGACTGCCGCCGTGTTGTTGAGCAATTTCTATCCGCTGCTGCTGGCCGCTCCCCTGCGGCTCTCCCTGCTGCAGGCCGCCGGCATGTCGGTGCTACTTTCGGCGCCGCTTTCGATGATCGTGGTCGCCGGAACCCTGGGGCAGAAGATGGGGATCATCGACAGCGACACCGCCGGAGCCCTCATCCTCACCGCCCTTCTCGCCAGCGTCCTCTATCCCTCTCTCTTCCGCCTCCTTTGCCGGCGGCTGGCGCCGGAGAAGCAGGAGAAATCCTTGCAGCGGGGGACGGCAGCGTAG
- a CDS encoding amylo-alpha-1,6-glucosidase, which produces PPRRYHGLLVAALPAPSGRVVMLGQVKETLRLPGGAGIPLTCEETDPRQASFPGQGCLEEFRLEDGLPVWRFTKAGFVLEKRILLPHKQNTVMILYRLLEGDSAVQLELRPALHFRPHEESVDFPLDHPYVLTVIGDRYEVSGRPGLPPLRLKLQAEKPTLTVEEDFRREIFYRVEAERGYESLGSLWSPGYFFTELHSGGSAALVASTEPWSIMLSISPEEALRLEEERRHRLLLSAGRQVREDFARELVLAADQFLITPTTRPEEAARAAAGGDEVGTIIAGYHWFTDWGRDTMISLEGLTLTTGRYREAGCILRTFAHYIRDGLIPNMFPEGKSEGLYHTADATLWFFQALDRYFQHTGDRLTLRNILPGLLSIVEHHMRGTRFGIRVDPADGLVRQGEAGYQLTWMDAKVGDWVVTPRRGKAVEINALWYNALRLLEGWIREEQGEEAARPLAERAEQTRQSFNRRFWNPRRKFLFDLVDGENGDDPVCRPNQVLAISLTHPVLDEEYWEPVVAAVKEHLLTPVGLRSLESGAPDYKPRYFGDIHARDAAYHQGTVWGWLIGPFVDAWLKVHPEDRKGARRFLEGFVSHFEEAGVGSISEIFDADPPFTPRGCIAQAWSVAEVLRCWVKTGE; this is translated from the coding sequence CCCCCCCGCCGTTACCACGGTCTTCTGGTGGCCGCTCTTCCGGCCCCCTCCGGCCGGGTGGTCATGCTGGGGCAGGTGAAGGAAACGCTGCGGCTGCCCGGCGGCGCCGGGATTCCTCTAACCTGTGAGGAGACCGACCCCCGCCAGGCCTCCTTCCCAGGCCAAGGCTGTCTGGAGGAATTCCGTCTCGAGGACGGTCTCCCGGTCTGGCGGTTCACCAAGGCGGGATTCGTTCTGGAGAAGCGCATTCTCCTTCCGCACAAGCAGAACACGGTCATGATCCTTTACCGGCTGCTGGAGGGGGATTCCGCCGTCCAGCTGGAACTTCGACCCGCCCTTCATTTTCGTCCCCATGAGGAATCCGTCGATTTCCCCCTTGACCATCCCTATGTTCTGACGGTCATCGGCGACCGCTACGAGGTCTCCGGCCGGCCCGGCCTGCCCCCGCTGCGGCTTAAACTTCAGGCGGAAAAACCGACCCTGACTGTTGAAGAGGATTTCCGGCGCGAGATCTTCTATCGGGTGGAGGCCGAACGGGGGTATGAATCCCTGGGCAGTCTCTGGAGTCCGGGGTATTTCTTCACCGAACTGCATTCCGGCGGCTCCGCCGCCCTGGTCGCCTCCACCGAGCCCTGGTCCATCATGCTCTCGATCAGCCCGGAGGAGGCCCTGCGGCTGGAGGAGGAGCGCCGTCATCGCCTGCTTCTTTCCGCCGGTCGCCAAGTGCGCGAAGATTTCGCCCGGGAGCTTGTCCTTGCCGCGGATCAGTTTTTGATCACTCCTACAACGCGCCCCGAGGAGGCGGCCCGGGCCGCGGCAGGAGGCGACGAAGTGGGGACGATCATCGCAGGATATCACTGGTTTACCGACTGGGGCCGGGATACCATGATCAGCCTTGAGGGGCTTACTCTCACCACCGGCCGCTACCGGGAGGCCGGCTGCATCCTGCGCACCTTCGCCCACTACATTCGGGACGGGCTCATCCCCAACATGTTTCCGGAGGGAAAGAGCGAGGGACTCTACCATACCGCCGATGCCACGCTCTGGTTTTTCCAGGCACTCGACCGCTACTTTCAGCACACCGGCGACCGGCTCACCCTGCGAAACATCCTTCCGGGGCTGCTGAGCATCGTCGAGCACCACATGAGGGGCACCCGCTTCGGAATCCGGGTCGATCCGGCCGACGGACTGGTGCGGCAGGGGGAGGCCGGCTATCAGCTCACCTGGATGGATGCCAAGGTGGGGGACTGGGTGGTGACTCCCCGTCGGGGAAAAGCGGTGGAGATCAACGCGCTCTGGTACAATGCCCTGCGTCTGCTGGAGGGATGGATTCGGGAGGAGCAGGGGGAGGAAGCCGCCCGTCCGCTGGCTGAAAGGGCTGAGCAGACGCGGCAGTCCTTCAACCGCCGTTTCTGGAATCCGCGGCGGAAATTCCTGTTCGATCTGGTGGACGGCGAAAACGGCGACGATCCGGTCTGCCGGCCGAACCAGGTGCTGGCCATCTCCCTGACGCATCCTGTCCTCGACGAAGAATACTGGGAGCCGGTGGTGGCTGCGGTCAAGGAGCATCTGTTGACCCCCGTCGGACTGCGCTCCCTTGAATCCGGTGCGCCCGATTACAAGCCCCGTTATTTCGGGGATATCCACGCCCGGGACGCCGCCTACCATCAGGGGACGGTCTGGGGCTGGCTAATCGGTCCCTTCGTCGACGCCTGGCTCAAGGTTCATCCGGAGGACAGGAAAGGCGCACGGCGGTTCCTGGAGGGGTTCGTCTCCCACTTCGAGGAGGCGGGCGTCGGCTCGATCAGCGAGATCTTCGATGCCGATCCCCCCTTTACCCCGCGGGGGTGCATCGCGCAGGCCTGGAGCGTGGCGGAGGTGCTTCGCTGCTGGGTGAAGACGGGGGAGTGA
- a CDS encoding lipopolysaccharide assembly protein LapB, with product MRTHWCGGLLLPAIMLGLTACGTVDFPRRAGAPAEVRHVEPPKRPASSESPAPSIPERTATLRPTIHRQLETESYRSALNLLCKEIKRGLPEAAIAEEYGQTINGILAKAELYRKQGLPDKAGELFRCAHDRFPKTEAVARKVILTPSEILAGIEDCAGQLMERGLASYRAGDLDEAISTWKMIQAFSPRHQASRKALETAEIQRVNLEKASTKK from the coding sequence GTGAGAACGCATTGGTGCGGCGGTCTCCTTCTGCCGGCGATTATGCTTGGCCTGACCGCCTGCGGAACGGTCGATTTTCCCAGGCGCGCCGGCGCCCCGGCGGAGGTCCGTCACGTAGAGCCGCCCAAGCGTCCGGCGTCCTCAGAAAGTCCGGCCCCCTCCATCCCGGAGCGGACGGCGACTCTTCGGCCGACGATCCATCGGCAATTGGAGACGGAAAGTTACCGCTCCGCCCTGAACCTGCTGTGCAAGGAAATCAAGAGAGGGCTGCCGGAAGCGGCCATTGCCGAGGAATACGGTCAAACAATCAACGGCATCCTCGCCAAGGCGGAGCTGTATAGAAAACAAGGACTGCCGGATAAAGCCGGAGAGCTGTTCCGGTGCGCCCACGACCGATTTCCGAAAACGGAGGCAGTGGCAAGGAAGGTCATATTGACACCTTCCGAGATTCTCGCCGGCATCGAGGACTGCGCCGGACAGCTGATGGAACGCGGCCTGGCCTCCTATCGGGCCGGTGATCTCGACGAGGCAATCAGCACATGGAAAATGATCCAGGCCTTCAGCCCCCGGCATCAGGCATCACGGAAAGCCCTGGAGACGGCCGAGATCCAGCGGGTCAATCTGGAGAAGGCGAGCACTAAAAAATAG
- a CDS encoding TrkA family potassium uptake protein, with protein MPSGKYVIVGLGNIGLPLVKMLSKDFELVCIDKNPEILETVRKLRGESTFTIEGDATSRLVLEKAGVNEADTVVITTTSQDVNIEVARVLCDHFTVPRVIAVGITQKGIDELEKLDVEVERIFAVSATGLRNRLELKTKTVHGIGLGKNEILEVEVHAHSRLAYKTLASINPINWRVGIVYRDENLIVPRGETVLKPNDRVVILGDPPVLKTVAEMLSFRFEHFPLEYGDTIMAYVEGEEPDAFFEEIAYLFSVFPLEELIFLHLDRKGLAARIAEMVEKYEFKQALTEVTSEEMFPALLETVREYGRRPGIIVLSRSALAKTIPFAGRRRRYLFELAKAAACPILLAAGTFPYERVAVPCLQLQGLQHATETALEMSVALNYEISALFPRLSRYIASDEQTQEFERMRETVADMSLIYKTSIRTVELEGNPIKTVLSALPGYNLSVNDIGRWEEKKFWQSLLQPDVPWHVVRKSPVSTLLIPPLEAVI; from the coding sequence ATGCCTTCAGGCAAGTACGTCATCGTCGGGCTCGGCAACATCGGCCTGCCGCTGGTCAAGATGCTTTCCAAAGATTTCGAACTGGTCTGCATCGACAAAAATCCTGAAATTCTCGAAACGGTCCGGAAACTGCGCGGCGAATCGACCTTCACCATCGAGGGGGATGCCACCAGCCGCCTGGTGCTGGAGAAGGCGGGAGTGAACGAGGCCGATACGGTCGTTATTACCACCACTTCGCAGGATGTCAACATCGAGGTGGCGCGGGTTCTGTGCGACCACTTCACCGTGCCGCGAGTGATCGCCGTCGGCATTACCCAGAAGGGCATCGATGAACTGGAAAAGCTCGACGTCGAAGTGGAGAGGATCTTCGCCGTCAGCGCCACCGGCCTGCGCAACCGCCTCGAGCTCAAGACCAAGACGGTGCACGGCATCGGTCTGGGGAAGAACGAGATTCTTGAGGTCGAGGTCCACGCCCACTCCCGCCTGGCCTACAAGACCCTCGCCTCGATCAATCCCATCAATTGGCGGGTAGGAATCGTCTACCGCGATGAAAATCTCATCGTCCCCCGCGGCGAGACGGTCCTCAAGCCCAACGACCGGGTGGTGATCCTCGGCGATCCGCCGGTGCTCAAGACGGTAGCCGAGATGCTCTCCTTCCGCTTCGAACACTTCCCCCTCGAATACGGCGATACGATCATGGCCTATGTCGAGGGAGAGGAGCCGGACGCCTTTTTCGAGGAGATCGCTTATCTCTTCAGCGTTTTTCCGCTGGAGGAGCTCATCTTCCTGCATCTGGATCGCAAGGGGCTGGCCGCGCGCATCGCCGAGATGGTGGAGAAGTACGAGTTCAAGCAGGCGCTGACGGAGGTGACCTCGGAGGAGATGTTCCCCGCCTTGCTCGAAACGGTTCGCGAATATGGCCGGCGTCCCGGCATCATCGTCCTGTCGCGGTCCGCTCTGGCGAAAACCATTCCCTTTGCCGGCCGCCGCCGGCGTTACCTTTTTGAGCTGGCCAAAGCCGCCGCCTGTCCGATCCTCCTGGCGGCCGGCACCTTCCCTTACGAGCGGGTCGCCGTCCCCTGTCTGCAGCTGCAGGGACTGCAGCACGCCACGGAGACGGCACTGGAGATGTCGGTGGCGCTCAACTACGAAATCAGCGCCCTCTTCCCTCGGCTTTCGCGCTACATCGCCTCGGACGAACAGACGCAGGAGTTCGAACGGATGCGGGAGACGGTGGCGGACATGAGTCTCATCTATAAAACCAGCATCCGAACCGTCGAGCTCGAGGGGAACCCGATAAAAACGGTCCTCTCCGCCCTCCCCGGCTATAACTTGTCGGTGAATGACATCGGCCGCTGGGAGGAGAAGAAGTTCTGGCAGAGTCTGCTGCAGCCCGACGTTCCCTGGCACGTGGTTCGAAAATCGCCGGTTTCCACACTCCTCATCCCGCCGCTGGAGGCAGTCATATAG